A region of Vitis riparia cultivar Riparia Gloire de Montpellier isolate 1030 chromosome 1, EGFV_Vit.rip_1.0, whole genome shotgun sequence DNA encodes the following proteins:
- the LOC117924263 gene encoding MLP-like protein 28 — protein MGLIGKLQAETLIRTTADKFYEIFWCRPHHISNVCPTNIQKVDLHEGEWGTSGAVIQWHYNIDGNDHIAKEIVEAIDEENKSVTFKVIEGDLMKEYKSFRIIVQVIPKGDATFVHWILEYEKLNKDVPDPIKILGFVVRVSKDIDDHLVQA, from the exons ATGGGTCTGATCGGTAAGCTTCAGGCTGAAACTCTCATCAGGACTACTGCTGATAAGTTTTATGAAATTTTCTGGTGCAGACCACACCACATCTCTAATGTCTGTCCTACAAATATTCAGAAAGTTGATCTGCATGAGGGTGAATGGGGCACTTCCGGCGCTGTCATTCAGTGGCACTATAATATCG ATGGGAATGATCATATAGCCAAAGAGATTGTAGAAGCCATAGATGAGGAAAACAAATCTGTCACTTTTAAAGTCATCGAAGGAGATCTCATGAAGGAATACAAAAGCTTTAGGATCATTGTTCAAGTAATTCCAAAGGGTGATGCCACTTTCGTGCATTGGATTTTAGAGTAtgagaaattaaataaagatgTCCCTGATCCAATTAAAATACTTGGATTTGTAGTTCGTGTTAGCAAGGACATCGATGACCATCTTGTCCAAGCATAG
- the LOC117924253 gene encoding MLP-like protein 34, whose protein sequence is MGLVGKLEAEILILAPADKFHEVWGSRPHHMSSATPGRVQKVDLHEGDWGNVGSVIEWSYVLDGKSQVAKEIVEAIDKENKMVTFKIIEGDPLKEYKSFRVIVQAISKGEATLVRWTFEYEKLNKEIPIPVKLLEFVIHMSEELDDHLIQA, encoded by the exons ATGGGTTTAGTAGGTAAGCTTGAGGCTGAAATTCTGATCCTGGCTCCTGCTGATAAGTTTCATGAGGTTTGGGGTAGCAGGCCTCACCACATGTCCAGTGCCACCCCTGGAAGGGTTCAGAAAGTTGACCTGCACGAGGGTGACTGGGGCAATGTCGGCTCTGTCATCGAGTGGAGCTACGTTCTTG ATGGGAAAAGTCAAGTTGCGAAGGAGATTGTGGAAGCCAtagacaaggaaaataaaatggttacttttaaaatcattgaaGGAGATCCCTTAAAGGAATACAAATCCTTCCGGGTTATTGTCCAAGCTATTTCAAAAGGTGAAGCCACTTTGGTGCGTTGGACTTTCGAGTATGAGAAGCTCAACAAAGAAATCCCTATTCCTGTTAAATTGCTTGAATTTGTAATTCATATGAGTGAAGAACTAGATGACCACCTTATTCAGGCATAA